In Oryzias melastigma strain HK-1 linkage group LG10, ASM292280v2, whole genome shotgun sequence, a single window of DNA contains:
- the LOC112153455 gene encoding uncharacterized protein LOC112153455: MATVEFVAAVRALADDVDANRISSSDIVDRAQMLMERMAELSSVTVLNTSVAEAKFFEAICLLSPAHQAGRPTIKISVEALEGYIRLGLKRREIARLCGVSIRTISRRLQQHGLSVSTMYSDVTDAELDSLVLELHRAHPQCGYRMMRAYLQTRGHRVQIARVRESLRRVDPQGTEFRSLLNRTLHRRQYNVPAPNCLWHIDGNHKLIRWRLVIHGGIDGFSRLVVYLVPATNNRAATVLHAFHGAVRQFGVPSRVRSDKGRENVEVAHFMVQTQGENRNSHITGRSVHNQRIERLWKDVYTQVLDLFHSLFTEMEFTRMLNPDNEIHIYALHWVFLPLLQTHLKRFQQAWNFHSIRTENYQSPYQLWLRNRDAAADPQDIDDLYGASMDGPELEDMEEVQIPEVQLPHDLSPEELARLPDRDIPMSEALDVYNSTVQELEHIFS; encoded by the exons ATGGCAACTGTTGAGTTCGTGGCAGCTGTTCGGGCTTTAGCTGATGATGTTGATGCTAATCGTATTTCTAGTAGCGATATTGTGGACAGGGCGCAAATGCTGATGGAACGAATGGCAGAACTTTCCTCTGTCACCGTTCTCAATACTTCTGTTGCAGAAGCCAAATTTTTCGAAGCTATATGCTTATTGTCTCCTGCTCACCAGGCCGGAAGGCCTACCATTAAAATATCGGTGGAGGCCTTAGAAGGGTATATCCGTCTTGGATTGAAGAGAAGGGAAATTGCCCGTCTTTGTGGTGTCAGCATCCGTACAATTTCGCGCAGATTGCAGCAACATGGTCTAAG TGTTTCCACCATGTATTCGGATGTCACCGATGCTGAGCTGGATTCTCTGGTCTTGGAACTACACAGAGCCCACCCACAGTGTGGATACCGTATGATGAGGGCATATCTTCAGACAAGAGGTCATCGGGTGCAAA TTGCAAGAGTCAGAGAATCACTCAGAAGAGTAGATCCACAGGGCACAGAATTTCGATCCCTCCTTAATCGGACACTACATCGTCGACAATATAATGTCCCTGCACCAAATTGCCTTTGGCACATAGATGGCAATCATAAATTGATCCG TTGGCGCCTGGTCATCCATGGCGGAATCGATGGTTTCAGTCGGCTTGTGGTATATCTTGTTCCGGCCACCAACAACCGTGCAGCAACAGTTCTTCATGCGTTCCATGGTGCTGTGAGGCAGTTTGGTGTGCCATCACGTGTGAGATCAGACAAAGGACGTGAAAACGTTGAGGTGGCACACTTCATGGTACAGACCCAAGGAGAAAATCGCAACTCCCACATAACTGGGAGAAGTGTGCACAACCAAAG gatTGAACGTCTATGGAAAGATGTCTACACACAAGTTCTCGATCTTTTCCAttcactgtttactgaaatgGAATTCACCAGAATGCTGAATCCTGACAATGAAATCCACATCTACGCTCTCCATTGGGTCTTTCTGCCTTTGCTTCAGACACACCTAAAAAGGTTTCAACAAGCTTGGAACTTCCACAGCATCAGAACAGAGAACTACCAATCACCATACCAACTGTGGCTAAGAAACAGAGATGCAGCTGCTGATCCACAAGAC ATTGATGATCTTTATGGTGCATCAATGGATGGGCCAGAGCTGGAAGACATGGAAGAGGTCCAGATTCCAGAAGTCCAGTTACCCCATGATCTTTCACCTGAAGAGCTAGCAAGACTGCCAGATCGTGACATTCCTATGAGTGAAGCACTTGATGTTTACAACTCCACTGTACAAGAGTTGGAACATATCTTCTCATGA